In a single window of the Terriglobia bacterium genome:
- a CDS encoding class II aldolase/adducin family protein yields the protein MTKTIARRSFLAGSVLAGAHALLAFQQAPATAGPADPKLIEDLVAGYRILAQQGILDGFGHVSARHNRSVTRYIMSRSLAPELVTAADLIEFDLDGNAVDAKGRPLYSERFIHAEIYRARPEVRAIVHNHAPSLIPFGVTTVPLRPMYHMAAFIGNGVPVFDIRKSFGMTDMLISDSKKGHALAEVLGDKAAVLMRGHGVAVVGSTIPIAVGRSIYLDVNAKIETQALGLGGNITYLDPQEAQKMMDAGENRSYERPWELWKAKAMAK from the coding sequence ATGACAAAGACAATCGCGCGGCGAAGTTTTCTGGCAGGTTCGGTTCTGGCCGGCGCGCATGCGTTATTGGCCTTCCAGCAGGCACCCGCGACGGCAGGCCCGGCCGATCCCAAATTGATCGAGGACCTTGTCGCCGGATACCGCATTCTGGCGCAGCAAGGCATACTCGACGGTTTCGGCCACGTCAGTGCACGGCACAACCGTTCCGTGACGCGGTACATCATGTCGCGATCGCTGGCGCCGGAGCTGGTGACGGCAGCCGACTTGATTGAATTCGACCTGGACGGCAATGCTGTCGATGCCAAAGGGCGGCCGCTTTACTCGGAGCGCTTCATTCACGCTGAAATCTATCGGGCGCGCCCCGAGGTGCGCGCAATCGTCCACAACCACGCGCCGTCTTTAATTCCCTTCGGAGTGACGACGGTGCCGTTACGGCCGATGTATCACATGGCAGCGTTCATCGGAAACGGGGTGCCGGTGTTCGATATTCGCAAATCCTTCGGCATGACCGATATGCTCATCAGCGATTCGAAGAAAGGCCACGCGCTGGCTGAAGTCCTGGGCGACAAGGCGGCCGTGCTGATGCGCGGACACGGCGTGGCCGTTGTCGGTTCGACGATTCCGATTGCCGTCGGCCGGAGCATTTACCTCGACGTGAATGCCAAAATCGAGACGCAGGCTCTGGGTCTGGGCGGAAATATCACGTACCTCGATCCGCAGGAAGCCCAGAAAATGATGGACGCGGGAGAAAATCGGAGTTACGAACGGCCCTGGGAATTATGGAAAGCCAAAGCGATGGCGAAATAG
- a CDS encoding DUF1552 domain-containing protein, translating to MFLTKKAIPRRTFLRGAGVTLGLPLLEAMVPAGTLLAQTPAARTATPRFVGVFYPHGMAPGYWEPAQEGKLPEQMPYIPEVLKNVKDQLTICTGLWSKSAEPPEGTTGSDHWVAAAFLTAIKPRKTAGSDASVGSNTIDQVIADKIGQNNLLPSLQLAVEDPNSSSSNCGEGYSCSYTNSLSWRGGKDDRGRDVEGITPLPMELDPQVVFERLFGSGATPEVRSARNRQSRSILDSLLVEFQGLKKNLGAADQRTVNQYTDEIREIERRIQLAAKASSTLPDTPEPSGIPELFDEHIKLHWDLTALAFKADITRVATLLGARDLTGKTYPFPKGEWFPEGGVSVSFHGGSHHQDDPAQIKKYSLLNRYHLLTTSYLANKLKATPDGDGTLLDHTLILHGTNMGNSNQHQHYDVPHYLIGGINGNLKGGRHLHYERKTITTGNLLLSILDMYGIQQDKQGDSTGRLAKL from the coding sequence ATGTTTTTAACGAAAAAAGCGATACCACGTCGTACGTTCCTCCGTGGCGCAGGCGTCACCCTTGGCCTGCCGTTGCTTGAAGCAATGGTTCCCGCTGGAACTCTTTTGGCGCAAACCCCGGCAGCTCGGACTGCGACGCCCCGTTTTGTAGGTGTTTTCTATCCGCACGGCATGGCCCCTGGTTACTGGGAGCCCGCTCAGGAAGGTAAGCTGCCCGAGCAGATGCCTTACATTCCCGAAGTTCTCAAGAACGTCAAAGACCAGCTCACGATCTGCACGGGACTGTGGTCGAAGTCGGCTGAGCCGCCCGAGGGCACCACCGGTTCGGACCACTGGGTTGCCGCGGCGTTCCTCACGGCCATCAAGCCGCGGAAGACGGCCGGTTCCGACGCCAGCGTCGGCAGCAACACCATCGATCAGGTGATTGCGGACAAGATCGGACAGAACAACCTGCTTCCGTCGCTGCAGCTTGCCGTCGAAGATCCGAATTCCAGCTCGAGCAACTGCGGCGAAGGCTACAGCTGTTCGTACACCAACTCGCTCTCATGGCGCGGCGGCAAAGACGATCGCGGCCGCGACGTCGAAGGCATCACGCCTCTTCCGATGGAACTCGATCCGCAGGTGGTTTTCGAACGCCTGTTCGGAAGCGGCGCAACGCCGGAGGTCCGCTCCGCCCGCAACCGGCAGAGCCGCAGCATTCTGGACTCGCTGCTGGTGGAATTCCAGGGCTTGAAGAAGAACCTCGGCGCGGCCGATCAACGCACGGTCAATCAGTACACCGACGAGATCCGCGAGATCGAACGCCGGATTCAGCTGGCCGCAAAAGCCTCCAGCACGCTTCCGGACACGCCGGAGCCGTCCGGCATTCCGGAACTGTTCGACGAACACATCAAATTGCACTGGGATCTCACCGCGCTGGCATTCAAAGCCGACATCACGCGCGTTGCCACGCTGCTCGGCGCCCGCGACCTGACGGGCAAAACTTATCCGTTCCCGAAGGGCGAGTGGTTCCCTGAAGGCGGAGTCAGCGTCAGCTTCCACGGCGGATCGCATCATCAGGACGATCCGGCGCAGATCAAGAAGTACTCGTTGCTCAACCGGTATCACCTGCTCACGACGTCGTATCTGGCGAACAAGCTGAAAGCGACGCCGGATGGAGACGGTACACTGCTCGATCACACGCTGATTCTCCACGGCACCAACATGGGCAACTCGAATCAGCATCAACACTACGACGTGCCGCACTATCTGATCGGCGGCATCAACGGAAACCTCAAGGGTGGACGCCACCTGCACTACGAGCGGAAGACCATCACCACCGGAAACCTTCTGCTCAGCATCCTGGACATGTACGGCATTCAACAGGATAAGCAGGGCGACAGCACCGGCAGACTTGCGAAACTCTAA
- a CDS encoding ankyrin repeat domain-containing protein, with protein sequence MIRKFILAGFAVLAVSAASMTFLAVGHNDVADASMKHDDAALRTLIQQKADVNATQIDGATALHWAVYHQDSEAVDMLIKAGAAVDAKNREGITPLQMASVYGDAKTIDKLIKAGADAKQRGPAGETMLMLAARAGSPDAITVLLAAGAEVNAKEPLRGTTALMWAVEQQHPAAVGALLDGKADFAARTGGAGLPRNYMANRVNAARVDAANKVRKEAAEDGKTYEEQLAIDVANGSVTGVRGAGGGGFGAAGGRNRQQGAAAGGPAAAGQQQAANAGQQAGGQPAAAQGGRGQAGRGQGGRGQRGGGAGAQAAGAGNAAAAAAPEEDDTDVIVAGLVGTGGGGLTAMVLAAREGDLESSKLLLKAGADVNQTTEYGWTPLLTATNNRHYKLAEYLIEHGADVNKKNKGNWTPLYLATDNRNIEGGDFPVPKPDLDHLDYIKFLLGHGADPNIAAKDNTLTRTIFTMQWFLEDGATPFIRAAQSSDLELLKLLVAHGANPMTKTNHEDTALTAASGVGWVEGVTYEHSYKENIETVKYLLDLGLDAGAANGDGRTSLMVAAAKGRPEVIQMLVDHGAKLDARDKGNRDTETLVSKIAGHTWEALDYADGLVRFGVQSAVARPEAASLIRKLMTERGMAVPPANRNVDSICIVEICKERVFKESK encoded by the coding sequence ATGATTCGAAAATTTATACTTGCAGGTTTCGCAGTACTCGCGGTGTCGGCGGCGAGCATGACCTTTCTGGCGGTCGGCCACAACGATGTGGCCGACGCCTCAATGAAACATGACGACGCCGCCCTTCGCACCTTGATCCAGCAGAAGGCGGACGTGAATGCGACGCAGATCGACGGCGCCACCGCGCTGCACTGGGCCGTATACCACCAGGACTCTGAAGCCGTGGACATGCTGATCAAGGCGGGCGCCGCCGTGGATGCCAAAAATCGTGAAGGCATTACGCCGTTGCAGATGGCTTCTGTTTACGGCGATGCCAAAACGATCGATAAACTGATCAAAGCCGGCGCCGACGCCAAACAGCGTGGACCGGCCGGTGAAACCATGTTGATGCTTGCCGCCCGCGCCGGAAGCCCGGATGCGATCACGGTACTGCTGGCGGCGGGCGCCGAGGTTAACGCGAAGGAGCCGCTGCGCGGCACCACGGCACTGATGTGGGCCGTCGAACAGCAGCATCCTGCCGCTGTCGGCGCGTTGCTGGACGGCAAAGCCGATTTTGCCGCCAGAACCGGCGGAGCCGGCCTGCCCCGAAATTACATGGCGAACCGCGTCAACGCGGCGCGTGTCGATGCCGCGAATAAAGTCCGCAAGGAAGCCGCGGAAGACGGAAAAACCTACGAAGAGCAGCTCGCCATCGACGTCGCTAACGGCAGCGTCACCGGCGTACGCGGAGCCGGCGGTGGTGGCTTCGGCGCCGCCGGTGGCCGCAATCGGCAACAGGGAGCGGCTGCTGGAGGTCCGGCGGCTGCTGGACAACAGCAGGCTGCCAATGCCGGACAACAAGCTGGCGGCCAGCCCGCCGCGGCGCAAGGCGGCCGTGGACAGGCTGGTCGTGGACAGGGTGGCCGAGGACAACGCGGTGGCGGAGCGGGAGCTCAGGCTGCCGGTGCCGGAAACGCTGCTGCCGCGGCTGCTCCGGAAGAAGATGATACCGATGTCATCGTTGCCGGACTCGTCGGCACGGGCGGCGGCGGTCTGACCGCGATGGTTCTCGCAGCGCGTGAAGGCGATCTGGAATCCTCAAAGCTCCTGCTCAAAGCAGGCGCCGATGTGAACCAGACCACCGAATACGGCTGGACGCCACTGCTGACGGCGACCAATAACCGCCACTACAAATTGGCCGAGTACCTCATTGAACACGGAGCCGACGTCAACAAGAAGAACAAAGGCAACTGGACGCCGCTGTACCTCGCGACCGACAATCGCAACATCGAGGGCGGCGACTTCCCGGTTCCGAAGCCGGACCTGGATCATCTCGATTACATCAAGTTCCTGCTCGGCCATGGCGCCGATCCGAATATCGCGGCCAAGGACAATACGCTGACCCGCACCATCTTCACCATGCAGTGGTTCCTCGAAGACGGCGCGACTCCGTTCATCCGCGCGGCCCAGTCCAGCGATCTCGAGTTGTTGAAGCTCCTGGTCGCCCATGGCGCCAATCCGATGACGAAGACCAATCACGAAGATACGGCTCTGACTGCCGCATCCGGAGTGGGTTGGGTCGAAGGCGTGACGTATGAGCATTCGTACAAAGAAAACATCGAGACCGTGAAATACCTTCTCGACCTCGGACTCGATGCCGGCGCCGCCAACGGTGACGGACGCACTTCATTGATGGTCGCCGCCGCCAAAGGCCGGCCGGAAGTCATCCAGATGCTGGTCGACCACGGCGCCAAACTCGATGCGCGCGACAAGGGAAACCGCGATACCGAAACACTCGTTTCGAAGATCGCCGGTCACACCTGGGAAGCGCTCGATTACGCCGACGGTCTCGTGCGGTTCGGAGTCCAATCCGCGGTCGCACGGCCGGAAGCTGCCTCTCTTATCCGCAAGCTGATGACCGAGCGCGGCATGGCGGTGCCGCCGGCAAATAGGAATGTGGACTCCATCTGTATTGTGGAGATCTGCAAGGAACGCGTGTTCAAAGAAAGCAAATAG